From Gopherus flavomarginatus isolate rGopFla2 chromosome 7, rGopFla2.mat.asm, whole genome shotgun sequence, the proteins below share one genomic window:
- the LOC127055317 gene encoding uncharacterized protein LOC127055317 produces MDVEALYTNIPHTDGIQAVRNTIPDDATAQLAAELCAFILTHNYFKFDDNIYLQISGTAMGTRMAPQYTNIFMADLEQRFLSSRPRTPLLYLRYIDGIFIIWTPGKETLEKFHHDFNSFHPPINLSLDQSTREVHFLDTTVQISDGHINTTLYRKPTDRYAYLHASSFHPGHITRSIVYSQAMRYNRICSNPSDRDQHLQNLHQTFSKLQYPHEEIRKQINRARRVPRSLLLQDKPKKETNRTPLAITYIPQLKSLQRIIKDLQPILDNDLTLSQALGGRPVLAHRQPANLKHILTSNCTPHHNNSNSGTNPCNKPRCQLCPHIYTSDTITGPNQISHTITGSFTCTSTNVIYAIICQQCPSAMYIGQTGQSLRKRINGHKSDIRNGNIQKPVGKHFNLPGHTIADLKVAILQQKTSGPDFKEKLLSFSSSANLTPSAQD; encoded by the coding sequence atggatgtagaggctctctacacaaacatcccacacacagatggaatacaagctgtcaggaacactatccctgatgatgccacagcacaactggctgctgagctctgtgcctttatacttacacacaactatttcaaatttgatgacaatatatatctccagatcagtggcactgctatgggcacccgcatggccccacaatataccaatatctttatggccgacctggaacaacgcttcctcagctctcgtccacgcacgccccttctctacctacgctacattgatggcatcttcatcatctggacccctgggaaggagactctggaaaaattccaccacgatttcaacagcttccacccccccatcaacctcagcctggaccaatctacacgggaggtccactttctagacaccacggtgcaaataagtgatggtcacattaacaccaccctatatcgaaaacctaccgaccgctatgcctaccttcatgcctccagcttccatcccggacacatcacacgatccattgtctacagccaagcaatgaggtacaaccgcatctgctctaacccctcagacagagaccaacacctacaaaatctccaccaaacattctcaaaactacaatacccgcatgaggaaataaggaaacagatcaacagagccagacgtgtacccagaagcctcctactgcaagacaaacccaagaaagaaaccaacaggactccactggccatcacatacatccCCCAGTTAAaatccctccaacgcatcatcaaggatctacaacccatcctggacaatgatctcacactttcacaggccttgggtggcaggccagtccttgcccacagacaacctgccaacctgaaacatattctcaccagtaactgcacaccgcaccataataactctaactcaggaaccaatccatgcaacaaacctcgatgccaactctgtccacatatctacaccagcgacaccatcacaggacctaaccagatcagccacaccatcaccggttcattcacctgcacatccaccaatgtaatatacgccatcatatgccagcaatgcccctctgctatgtacatcggccaaactggacagtctctacggaaaaggataaatggacacaaatcagacattaggaatggcaatatacaaaaacctgtaggaaagcacttcaacctccctggccacactatagcagaccttaag
- the CCN1 gene encoding CCN family member 1, with protein sequence MSYQTTSYFFLAVAFLHLFRLALSACPAACQCPLEVPKCAPGVGLVLDDCGCCKVCAKQLNEDCSKTQPCDHTKGLECNFGASTTAQKGICRAQSEGRPCEYNSKIYQNGESFQPNCKHQCTCIDGAVGCIPLCPQELSLPNLGCANPRLVKVPGRCCEEWVCDETKDAPEELESFFNEEFGLDASEGELTRNNELIAIVKGGLKMLPVFGSEPYSRSFESLKCIVQTTSWSQCSKTCGTGISTRVTNDNPDCRLIKETRICEVRPCEQTSYDSLKKGKKCTKTKKSQAPMKFTYAGCSSVKKYRPKYCGSCVDGRCCTPHQTRTVKIRFRCDDGETFTKNVMMIQSCKCNYNCPHANEAYPYYRLFNDIHKFRD encoded by the exons ATGAGCTACCAAACCACCAGTTATTTCTTTCTGGCTGTTGCCTTCCTCCACTTATTCAGGCTG GCGCTTTCCGCCTGCCCGGCCGCCTGCCAGTGCCCTCTGGAGGTGCCCAAATGTGCCCCGGGAGTCGGTCTGGTTCTGGACGACTGCGGCTGCTGTAAAGTCTGCGCTAAACAACTCAACGAGGACTGCAGTAAGACCCAGCCTTGTGATCACACCAAGGGGCTGGAATGCAATTTCGGCGCCAGTACCACGGCTCAGAAGGGGATCTGCAGAG CCCAATCCGAGGGGAGACCCTGTGAATATAACTCAAAAATCTACCAGAATGGTGAAAGTTTCCAGCCCAATTGTAAACACCAGTGCACATGCATAGATGGAGCTGTGGGCTGCATCCCACTCTGCCCGCAAGAACTCTCTCTCCCTAACCTGGGCTGTGCCAACCCAAGGCTGGTTAAAGTCCCTGGCCGGTGCTGTGAAGAATGGGTCTGTGATGAGACCAAAGATGCTCCTGAGGAGTTGGAAAGTTTCTTCAACGAAGAATTTGGTCTGGATGCTTCTGAAGGTGAATTAACCAGGAACAACGAGCTGATTGCCATTGTGAAAGGAGGACTGAAAATGCTACCTG TCTTTGGATCTGAGCCATACAGCCGATCTTTTGAGAGTCTCAAATGCATTGTGCAGACAACTTCGTGGTCCCAGTGTTCAAAGACTTGTGGAACTGGCATCTCTACCAGAGTCACCAATGATAATCCTGACTGTAGACTAATCAAAGAGACCAGGATATGTGAAGTGCGGCCATGTGAACAGACCAGTTATGATTCCCTAAAG AAGGGAAAGAAATGCACCAAGACCAAGAAGTCACAAGCTCCAATGAAGTTTACTTATGCTGGCTGTTCCAGTGTGAAGAAATATCGCCCCAAATACTGCGGCTCCTGTGTGGATGGAAGATGCTGTACCCCCCACCAGACCAGGACCGTCAAGATCAGGTTCCGCTGTGATGATGGAGAAACTTTCACTAAGAATGTAATGATGATCCAGTCTTGCAAATGCAACTACAACTGTCCACATGCAAATGAAGCTTACCCTTATTATAGACTGTTCAATGACATTCACAAATTTAGGGACTAA